A single genomic interval of Syntrophobotulus glycolicus DSM 8271 harbors:
- a CDS encoding aspartate ammonia-lyase, with amino-acid sequence MRIEKDFLGEKQVPEHAYWGIHTQRALENFPLSGHPVHSNLIKALALVKVSAAQANMELGYLDNDTGYAIIEAGSEIAAGKLADQFPTDALQGGAGTSTNMNVNEVIANRATELLGGGKGQYLVDPLNHVNMHQSTNDVYPTALRIAAIKMLLPLSEQIAELQDVLQQKEAEFAGILKPGRTQLQDAVPVTLGQEFSGWAQAVARDRWRIYKVEERLRQVNLGGTAAGTGINAPREYIFLVIEKLRQNTGIGLARAESLIDVTQNADVFTEVSGLLKAAAVNLNKIANDLRLLSSGPFAGFAEIRLPEKQAGSTIMPGKVNPIIPEAVNQVAFQVIAADLAITMACQNGQLEINQFLPLVTYNLLQAIDLLGKGASILAYKCVSGITVNEERCLELVEHSLITAPILMPVLGYAKTAEVVKYARREKVTVRQAVKDLGYLSSEDAEKVLDYHLMARPGSADKPLREE; translated from the coding sequence ATGCGCATCGAAAAGGATTTTTTGGGAGAAAAACAAGTACCCGAACATGCCTATTGGGGAATTCACACTCAGCGTGCTTTAGAGAACTTCCCTTTATCCGGCCATCCTGTCCACTCCAATTTGATTAAAGCTTTGGCTTTGGTTAAAGTATCGGCAGCACAGGCCAATATGGAATTAGGATACCTGGACAATGATACGGGATATGCCATCATTGAAGCCGGTTCGGAGATCGCCGCAGGTAAGCTTGCCGACCAGTTTCCCACAGATGCCCTGCAAGGAGGGGCCGGAACCTCAACCAATATGAATGTGAATGAAGTCATTGCCAACAGGGCGACTGAACTTCTGGGGGGCGGGAAAGGCCAATATCTGGTTGATCCTTTGAACCATGTCAATATGCATCAATCGACAAATGATGTCTATCCGACCGCTTTAAGGATTGCCGCCATCAAAATGCTGCTGCCTTTAAGCGAGCAGATCGCCGAGCTGCAGGATGTCCTGCAGCAGAAAGAAGCAGAATTCGCCGGTATTTTAAAACCGGGGAGGACCCAGCTACAGGATGCCGTCCCCGTGACCCTGGGCCAGGAATTCAGCGGCTGGGCCCAGGCTGTTGCCCGGGACCGCTGGCGCATCTACAAGGTTGAGGAACGGCTGCGCCAGGTCAATCTTGGCGGAACAGCCGCTGGAACAGGTATTAATGCCCCCCGTGAATATATTTTTCTGGTCATAGAGAAATTGCGCCAGAATACCGGAATAGGTTTAGCCAGAGCCGAGAGCCTGATTGATGTTACCCAAAACGCCGATGTTTTCACGGAAGTATCCGGTCTGCTTAAGGCTGCCGCGGTGAATTTGAATAAGATCGCCAATGATTTGCGCCTGCTCTCCTCCGGTCCCTTCGCCGGCTTTGCCGAAATCCGTCTTCCGGAAAAGCAGGCAGGTTCGACAATCATGCCCGGAAAGGTTAACCCAATTATCCCGGAAGCAGTAAATCAGGTCGCTTTTCAGGTGATTGCCGCTGATCTTGCCATCACCATGGCCTGTCAAAACGGCCAGCTGGAGATCAACCAATTTCTGCCTCTCGTCACCTATAACCTTTTACAGGCCATTGATCTTCTTGGCAAGGGTGCTTCCATTCTCGCCTACAAATGCGTCAGCGGGATCACGGTCAATGAGGAAAGATGCCTTGAGCTTGTGGAGCACAGTTTGATCACAGCTCCCATTCTCATGCCTGTTCTGGGTTATGCTAAAACAGCAGAAGTGGTTAAATACGCCCGCCGGGAAAAAGTCACTGTCCGCCAGGCGGTCAAGGATCTCGGCTACCTCAGCAGTGAAGATGCCGAGAAGGTCCTGGATTATCATCTGATGGCCAGACCCGGATCAGCGGACAAACCTTTACGTGAAGAGTAA
- the hydF gene encoding [FeFe] hydrogenase H-cluster maturation GTPase HydF has translation MQDTPKGSRLHISLFGRRNAGKSSLINALTNQDIALVSDVPGTTTDPVYKAMEILPIGPVMLIDTAGLDDVGSLGELRVRKSRQVLDKTDVTLLVVDSGTGFGDFEKNIYDLCVERNIPVLIIFNKIDLINEDQKKALQNNLEQTYGLSLQNPQTSAPQALFVSSVTKEGILQLKQNLSKIKPTEWLAPAIVGDLVEPGSMIVLVVPIDMAAPQGRLILPQVQTIRDILDHDCLTVVCKEYELKKALDSLKEPPALVVTDSQAFLKVSADVPPEVPLTSFSILMARYKGDLLALAEGAKAAERLNPGDKILIAESCTHHQQPDDIGKVKIPRWLRQMVGGELHIDYSNGSNYPHNLDEYQLIIHCGGCMLNRKEMLHRINQAQNKNIPIVNYGMLIAVVHGILPRALKPLGIDYKSI, from the coding sequence ATGCAGGATACACCCAAAGGTTCCCGTTTGCATATATCACTCTTTGGCCGCCGAAATGCCGGTAAATCAAGTTTGATCAATGCGCTCACCAATCAGGACATCGCCCTTGTTTCCGATGTGCCGGGAACAACTACCGATCCTGTTTATAAAGCAATGGAAATTCTGCCGATCGGGCCGGTCATGCTGATTGATACGGCCGGGCTGGATGATGTAGGCTCTCTGGGAGAGCTGAGGGTCCGGAAATCACGACAGGTTTTGGACAAAACGGATGTCACTTTGCTGGTTGTGGATTCCGGTACTGGATTTGGGGATTTTGAAAAAAATATTTATGATCTTTGCGTCGAGCGGAATATTCCCGTCCTGATTATCTTTAACAAGATTGATCTCATCAATGAAGACCAAAAAAAGGCCCTGCAAAACAACCTTGAGCAAACATACGGTCTTTCTTTGCAAAATCCGCAAACATCAGCCCCTCAGGCCCTTTTTGTCAGCTCAGTCACTAAGGAAGGGATTTTGCAGCTCAAACAGAATTTAAGCAAAATCAAACCTACCGAATGGCTTGCCCCGGCAATCGTCGGGGATCTGGTGGAACCGGGTTCCATGATTGTCCTGGTCGTCCCGATTGACATGGCTGCCCCTCAAGGCCGCTTAATCCTTCCTCAGGTTCAGACCATCCGGGATATCCTCGATCATGATTGCCTGACCGTCGTCTGCAAGGAGTATGAACTAAAAAAAGCCCTGGACTCTTTAAAGGAGCCTCCGGCCCTTGTGGTCACCGATTCCCAGGCCTTTTTGAAAGTATCTGCCGATGTTCCCCCCGAGGTTCCCCTGACATCATTCTCTATTTTAATGGCTCGTTATAAGGGGGATTTGCTTGCTCTTGCCGAGGGTGCCAAAGCTGCGGAAAGACTCAACCCCGGAGACAAGATCCTTATTGCCGAATCCTGTACCCATCACCAGCAGCCTGATGATATCGGCAAGGTCAAAATCCCCCGCTGGCTGAGACAAATGGTGGGAGGGGAGCTGCATATCGATTACTCCAATGGGAGCAATTACCCGCACAACCTTGACGAATATCAACTGATCATCCATTGCGGGGGCTGTATGCTTAACCGCAAGGAAATGCTGCACCGTATTAACCAGGCCCAAAATAAAAACATTCCAATCGTCAATTATGGAATGCTTATTGCCGTAGTCCATGGTATCCTGCCCAGAGCCTTAAAACCTTTGGGAATCGACTATAAATCAATATAA
- a CDS encoding response regulator transcription factor: MSLSLNEEIPDQIKVLILDHHTSFAEGTVSLLAVEPRITVVGVAKNENECLEFVNTADPDVVLLDSCSLKLSRTDFIGRMKQINSHLKVIILTDLNPAAFILTYGDKGVAGFLLKDCSVREMIQAIFRVYEGETVFSEGLETSPRSLINNNNFKVPLVANKSMFQLFTSREVEVARLMNKGLQNKEIAAALGIKKRTVDLHIRNIQKKLKVTTRLEAVVKWAYIDL; this comes from the coding sequence TTGTCCTTATCCTTAAATGAAGAGATACCGGATCAGATTAAAGTGTTGATTTTAGATCATCATACTTCATTTGCAGAAGGGACAGTCTCTTTATTGGCGGTAGAGCCCAGAATTACTGTTGTTGGGGTAGCCAAGAACGAAAATGAATGTTTGGAATTCGTGAATACTGCCGACCCGGATGTCGTGCTGCTGGACAGCTGCAGTCTAAAGCTTTCCAGGACAGATTTCATCGGCCGGATGAAGCAAATCAATTCTCATCTGAAAGTGATTATTTTGACCGATCTAAATCCCGCCGCTTTCATTTTGACCTATGGGGATAAAGGGGTAGCCGGATTTTTACTCAAGGATTGTTCAGTCAGGGAAATGATTCAAGCTATATTTAGAGTCTATGAAGGGGAAACCGTCTTTTCTGAAGGGCTGGAAACTTCACCGCGTTCTTTAATCAACAATAACAATTTTAAGGTCCCGTTAGTAGCAAATAAATCCATGTTTCAGCTGTTTACCTCCAGAGAGGTGGAAGTTGCCAGGCTGATGAACAAGGGCTTGCAAAACAAAGAGATCGCAGCCGCTCTGGGAATAAAAAAAAGAACGGTGGATCTCCATATCAGAAACATTCAGAAAAAGCTCAAAGTAACTACACGCCTGGAAGCTGTTGTAAAGTGGGCTTATATTGATTTATAG
- a CDS encoding sensor histidine kinase, with protein MWKKVFSQRRIYYLASAVFILLGIVYFIAAINHSYIGLDLKNSNGQWIVDICDPYGEGYKAGIDKGDIILKVDGEDPHNYRLVQKWNTIEGATSIEAQKTDQSTENVFLSVTEKSVFGTALSESVWVILALIFWFLGFITWLRRSGSIEARTFFWLNWCIALAVIIAPASSRAIIFAKELESVFFSTIPLLLFNFVSVLLTKRKNDLNSLGHYILLTFYFIIVIVEFFQFTGLIQYFNELRKLNLINIILGVFVVSWNLAKLTKVPNDRPEKNQACILLLGITVGLFPFILFNAIPIIFDFDRILILRLGYLPIAVVPFTWYYVIVNKYLPDSRRLFRKMISLSIEGVLTSIIVPLALSGLGVISNLSFELYLASLSLTFLLMFCAIIIKSLVKIAFNHHVFVKAKNNFETKILSLNKNLTTLNHDDQVLEEMVNSFAIEGALIVIKDNNKKYIKKAKGIFQTKTEEITLLENYFQEDRMVTAETRLLPPDFPAEIYVPFLSDGFRCGIFLGHRFSRIRFEKDELPQITLIARQLAYHLKVRYLIEELSQEISRFARNVQFSEKRIQGLQTLNQSLFKNTENERKNIFSEIHDGPLQLGLDLNRRIKHLLEQGTADEQVQNELTQMQELVEDLNFDLRLICGELRPPFLNNLGLLSAVELLCEEIMQNELVVISLEAVGITKEDRFGEEVELAAYRFLQEGIMNAAKHSGVFRLTVCIEIRESTILLMVKNSGKVFEKSKIEDLILTEGYFGLAGMKERIENLGGKLLVGAKDFNGTVVQASIPII; from the coding sequence TTGTGGAAGAAAGTGTTTAGTCAGCGAAGAATATATTATCTTGCAAGTGCTGTCTTTATTTTATTGGGGATAGTATATTTTATTGCAGCCATTAATCATTCATATATTGGTCTTGATTTAAAAAATAGTAATGGACAGTGGATTGTCGATATTTGTGATCCTTATGGAGAGGGGTATAAAGCGGGAATCGACAAAGGGGATATTATTTTAAAAGTCGATGGTGAGGACCCACATAATTATCGTTTAGTTCAGAAATGGAATACTATAGAAGGTGCTACTTCTATAGAAGCTCAAAAAACAGATCAGTCCACAGAAAATGTCTTTCTGTCAGTAACTGAAAAGTCTGTTTTCGGGACAGCATTAAGTGAAAGTGTCTGGGTTATCCTAGCGTTAATTTTTTGGTTTTTGGGATTCATTACATGGTTGAGACGATCTGGTTCAATAGAAGCACGCACTTTTTTTTGGTTGAACTGGTGTATCGCGTTAGCTGTTATTATTGCTCCAGCCTCAAGCAGGGCAATAATATTTGCTAAGGAACTGGAATCAGTATTTTTTTCAACAATACCACTATTGTTATTCAATTTTGTATCAGTTTTACTTACTAAACGTAAAAATGATTTAAACAGTCTAGGTCATTATATATTATTAACATTTTATTTTATAATCGTTATTGTTGAATTCTTTCAATTTACTGGTCTGATTCAATATTTTAATGAATTAAGAAAGTTAAATTTAATAAACATAATCTTAGGAGTCTTTGTAGTCTCATGGAATCTAGCTAAATTGACAAAGGTACCAAATGATAGGCCGGAAAAAAATCAGGCTTGTATATTGCTTCTGGGGATAACTGTAGGTCTTTTTCCGTTTATACTATTTAATGCGATTCCCATAATCTTTGATTTTGACAGAATTTTAATATTGAGACTAGGCTATTTACCTATAGCTGTTGTACCCTTTACCTGGTACTATGTAATTGTCAACAAGTATTTGCCAGACAGTCGAAGGCTTTTCAGAAAAATGATTTCATTAAGCATTGAAGGAGTATTAACAAGTATTATAGTTCCACTTGCACTCTCTGGTTTGGGTGTTATTTCAAACCTGAGTTTTGAATTATATTTAGCTTCATTATCGTTAACGTTTCTGCTGATGTTCTGTGCAATAATCATTAAGTCTTTAGTCAAAATAGCGTTTAACCATCATGTATTTGTTAAAGCAAAAAACAATTTTGAGACAAAAATTCTTAGCTTAAATAAAAATCTGACGACGTTAAATCATGACGATCAGGTTTTAGAAGAAATGGTCAACAGCTTTGCTATTGAAGGCGCATTGATCGTTATTAAAGACAACAATAAGAAATATATAAAGAAGGCTAAAGGTATCTTCCAGACAAAAACGGAGGAAATTACCTTGCTCGAAAACTATTTTCAGGAAGACCGGATGGTGACTGCGGAAACCAGGCTGCTGCCCCCGGATTTTCCCGCTGAGATATATGTTCCCTTTCTCTCTGATGGATTCAGATGCGGGATATTTTTAGGCCATCGGTTTTCCCGCATAAGGTTTGAAAAAGATGAATTGCCTCAAATTACCTTGATCGCAAGGCAGTTGGCTTATCATCTTAAAGTCAGGTATCTTATTGAAGAACTATCGCAGGAAATCAGCCGGTTCGCCCGTAATGTCCAGTTTTCGGAAAAAAGAATCCAAGGGCTTCAGACCTTAAATCAATCTTTATTCAAAAACACGGAAAACGAAAGGAAAAATATCTTTTCGGAAATCCATGACGGTCCGTTACAGTTAGGTCTTGATTTAAACCGCAGGATTAAGCACCTGCTTGAACAGGGAACAGCTGATGAACAGGTGCAGAATGAACTGACTCAAATGCAGGAACTTGTTGAGGATTTGAATTTTGATCTGCGGCTGATCTGCGGAGAGCTGCGCCCTCCATTCCTGAATAATTTAGGTCTCCTTTCAGCGGTTGAGCTGCTCTGTGAAGAGATTATGCAAAACGAACTGGTGGTCATTTCGCTGGAAGCTGTGGGCATCACGAAAGAGGACCGGTTCGGTGAGGAGGTCGAATTGGCCGCTTACCGTTTCCTACAGGAAGGGATCATGAATGCCGCTAAACATTCCGGGGTCTTTAGGCTCACGGTCTGTATTGAGATCAGGGAATCCACCATACTGCTGATGGTTAAAAATTCCGGTAAGGTTTTTGAGAAAAGTAAAATAGAGGACCTGATCCTGACCGAGGGCTATTTCGGGCTCGCCGGGATGAAAGAAAGAATAGAAAATTTAGGCGGAAAACTGCTTGTAGGCGCTAAAGACTTTAACGGGACAGTTGTCCAGGCCAGTATTCCGATTATTTGA
- a CDS encoding polyprenyl synthetase family protein: MTLLHNEIISVEIDDILTEAGLGQEMLQLITSSFEAELKKKEPYKWAHLVLMNCECVSGKSEIALSGAIAMEFIALAADIFDDIQDQDNDEMPWRKIPTASAINLALCLLMLGYQSVARIKDRSLAIQICSIFNCMGIRASVGQYQEVLYGISEQIELDQYFELIRQKSGSLTAAACKIGGVMGRAPESIVLKLEEFGANYGIMNQISNDLNDFTNLSKKKDFLDNKKTLPYIYLQTVLQDKKARDFNELLKEKCKKKEVQELLEKIVIDEGVVHYCTVMYELFRQKSLEIIQSVPASGKRKRKMIKLVEESV; this comes from the coding sequence ATGACACTTTTGCATAACGAAATTATTTCTGTTGAAATTGATGATATTTTAACAGAAGCAGGACTAGGCCAGGAAATGTTGCAATTAATAACTTCATCTTTTGAGGCCGAGTTGAAGAAGAAGGAACCGTATAAATGGGCCCACCTGGTTCTAATGAATTGTGAATGTGTCAGCGGAAAATCTGAAATCGCGCTGTCAGGGGCAATTGCCATGGAGTTTATTGCCCTGGCAGCAGATATCTTTGATGATATTCAGGACCAGGACAATGATGAGATGCCATGGCGTAAGATCCCAACTGCTAGTGCTATAAATCTGGCTCTTTGCCTTCTGATGCTAGGATATCAATCTGTTGCACGAATCAAAGACAGGAGCCTGGCAATACAAATTTGTTCTATCTTTAATTGTATGGGGATAAGAGCAAGTGTCGGTCAATATCAAGAAGTTTTATATGGCATTAGTGAACAAATTGAATTGGATCAATATTTTGAATTAATCAGACAAAAATCCGGAAGTTTAACTGCTGCTGCTTGTAAAATTGGGGGTGTTATGGGCAGGGCACCTGAATCGATTGTATTGAAACTAGAAGAGTTTGGGGCTAACTATGGAATAATGAATCAAATTAGTAATGATTTAAATGATTTTACAAATTTAAGCAAGAAAAAAGACTTTTTAGACAATAAGAAAACCCTGCCTTACATTTATCTTCAAACGGTTCTCCAAGATAAAAAAGCTCGTGATTTTAATGAATTGTTAAAGGAAAAGTGCAAAAAAAAAGAAGTACAGGAATTACTTGAAAAGATTGTAATTGATGAAGGAGTAGTTCATTATTGTACAGTGATGTATGAGCTTTTTCGGCAAAAATCTTTGGAAATAATTCAAAGTGTTCCCGCCTCTGGAAAACGTAAAAGGAAGATGATAAAACTTGTGGAAGAAAGTGTTTAG
- a CDS encoding SHOCT-like domain-containing protein, which produces MAGNEEKMQILKMVEEGKITASEGLELMEALEKGANAAGSPEKTKNMKWLRIDVKAENDKTKAKVNIPLSLIDVGLRIGTKFAPELKEAGLEKIDIEEIVQAIKDGAEGKIVEVDAEDGKTRVEVYVE; this is translated from the coding sequence ATGGCGGGCAATGAAGAAAAAATGCAGATTCTGAAAATGGTTGAGGAAGGCAAGATTACGGCTTCAGAGGGATTGGAGCTCATGGAGGCTCTGGAAAAAGGAGCAAATGCTGCCGGAAGCCCGGAAAAGACAAAAAATATGAAATGGCTTCGAATTGATGTTAAGGCCGAAAATGATAAAACCAAAGCCAAGGTCAACATCCCCTTATCGCTGATCGATGTCGGTTTGAGAATCGGGACTAAATTTGCGCCGGAACTCAAAGAAGCCGGTCTGGAGAAGATTGATATCGAGGAAATCGTTCAAGCCATTAAAGACGGGGCCGAAGGGAAAATCGTGGAAGTTGATGCTGAGGACGGTAAGACAAGGGTTGAGGTTTATGTCGAATAA
- a CDS encoding DUF2089 domain-containing protein: MKYELLGKCPVCDKEMQVTELSCKSCHTVISGEFEPCKFCKLSKQQKHFVEIFIKNRGNIKEIEKELDISYPTVRNKLEEVIAALGYRVEQKETANRKDILDKLSKGEISKEEALKLLSD, translated from the coding sequence TTGAAATATGAACTTCTTGGCAAATGTCCGGTCTGTGATAAGGAAATGCAAGTGACCGAGCTTAGCTGTAAATCCTGTCATACCGTGATCAGCGGGGAATTTGAGCCGTGTAAATTTTGCAAGCTGAGCAAGCAGCAGAAGCATTTTGTTGAAATCTTCATCAAAAACAGGGGGAATATCAAGGAAATTGAAAAGGAACTGGATATCTCCTATCCCACTGTACGAAATAAACTGGAAGAAGTGATCGCTGCTTTAGGCTACAGGGTGGAACAGAAAGAAACGGCAAACCGCAAGGACATTCTCGATAAGCTCAGCAAAGGTGAAATCAGTAAAGAAGAAGCGCTTAAGCTGCTTAGCGATTAA
- a CDS encoding anaerobic ribonucleoside-triphosphate reductase activating protein, with translation MLVDIEPFSLVDYPGLIAATVFFSGCNFRCGYCHNPTLVKNEGKPGISTGEVCSFLQTRQGLLDGVCLTGGEPLLSGEVKTLAKGIKELGFKLKLDTNGSNLEKLKEIAPFLDYIALDIKAAPEKYAQLTNCPEAWTKVGRTVNWLRTSGIQHEFRTTVLPVWHSPEELRLIREYLGAGEKWILQQFREPPGGVLDGKTYEGFSDGELREMARKLGCETRGL, from the coding sequence ATGCTGGTGGATATCGAACCCTTTTCTCTGGTCGATTATCCCGGGTTAATCGCGGCAACGGTCTTTTTTAGCGGCTGCAATTTCCGGTGCGGGTACTGTCATAATCCCACGCTGGTAAAGAATGAAGGGAAACCCGGGATTTCAACCGGGGAGGTCTGCAGTTTCCTGCAAACAAGGCAAGGCCTGCTGGATGGAGTATGTCTGACCGGAGGGGAACCGCTCCTCTCCGGAGAGGTCAAGACTCTGGCTAAAGGGATCAAGGAGCTTGGATTCAAGCTGAAGCTGGATACCAATGGCAGCAATTTGGAAAAACTAAAGGAAATTGCTCCGTTTTTAGACTATATCGCCCTGGATATTAAAGCCGCTCCGGAAAAATATGCACAACTGACAAATTGCCCGGAAGCCTGGACAAAGGTTGGCCGGACGGTAAACTGGCTCAGGACATCAGGGATACAGCACGAATTCAGGACCACGGTCTTACCGGTCTGGCACAGTCCGGAGGAGCTGCGGTTGATCCGTGAATATCTGGGAGCGGGTGAAAAGTGGATTCTTCAGCAGTTCAGGGAACCTCCCGGGGGAGTACTGGACGGGAAAACCTATGAGGGATTTTCTGATGGCGAATTAAGGGAGATGGCAAGGAAATTGGGATGTGAGACAAGAGGATTGTAA
- a CDS encoding ribonucleoside triphosphate reductase has protein sequence MYVVKRDGRKEIFNSGKIQQAVEKALTATGADNVDQWSRIITDRVVADLNENFSSGDGITIEYIQDKVEDILMRTGNTKVARSYIRYRFQHEIIRNQEKAKEENNKLFSDYLGLGTWEIKENSNMGFSVQGLNRFVTSKATNAFWQSILPAEVGKAHETGALHNHDTGDLAPYCVGWDLKDLLLVGFRGAEGKTTSKPARHFRSALGQIVNFVYTLQGEAAGAQALSSFDTYLAPFVRADKLDYGQVKQGIQEFIFNVNVPTRVGFQSPFFNITLDVRADESAIKDEPAIVDGRLLDVAYRDFQEEMDIVNLAFCEVMLEGDADGNIFSFPIPTYNITKGFNWNSEVSNAIFRMTDKYGIPYFANFINSDMNPEDARSMCCRLRLDNRELRKRGGGLFGANPLTGSIGVITLNLPLYGYLAKGNWEKYIELVDNYMAIGRSTLETKRKILEKLTDSGLYPYTKFYLRDIKKRFGKFWTNHFSTIGLVGMNEAIRNFTSDTDNITTAFGQDFAKRTLEYMRGKIQQFQEEDGDLYNLEATPAEGTSYRLARLNKKHYPDIITAGEEEPYYTNSTHLPVNYTSDLFKAVELQNDLQTLYTGGTVLHGYLAESIDELAVAKAVVRRIFEKYELPYFTLTPTFSICEDHKYIKGEHFNCPICGRETLVMTRVTGFYRPVSAMNPGKQEEKKETRRYVVAGITPSLFDGVAK, from the coding sequence ATGTATGTGGTCAAAAGGGATGGCAGAAAAGAAATTTTTAATTCCGGCAAGATTCAACAGGCTGTAGAAAAGGCCCTGACTGCGACAGGAGCAGATAATGTTGACCAGTGGTCGCGAATCATTACGGACCGGGTCGTTGCCGATTTGAATGAGAATTTCAGCAGTGGGGATGGGATCACAATTGAATATATTCAGGATAAGGTGGAAGATATCCTGATGCGGACCGGAAACACAAAGGTTGCCCGGTCTTATATCCGCTACCGGTTCCAGCATGAGATTATCCGCAACCAGGAAAAGGCCAAAGAGGAAAATAATAAGCTCTTTTCCGATTATCTTGGGCTTGGCACATGGGAAATCAAAGAAAATTCCAATATGGGATTTTCTGTCCAGGGGTTAAACAGGTTTGTGACCAGTAAGGCCACCAATGCTTTCTGGCAGTCAATTCTGCCTGCGGAAGTCGGCAAAGCCCATGAGACCGGAGCCCTGCACAACCATGATACCGGAGATCTGGCCCCTTATTGTGTCGGGTGGGATCTGAAAGACCTTCTTTTGGTGGGTTTCCGCGGGGCGGAGGGCAAAACCACATCCAAGCCCGCCAGGCATTTCCGCTCAGCTCTTGGTCAGATCGTCAACTTTGTCTATACACTTCAGGGTGAAGCGGCAGGGGCCCAGGCGCTGTCAAGCTTTGACACTTATCTGGCGCCTTTCGTCCGGGCCGATAAGCTGGACTATGGGCAGGTTAAACAGGGGATTCAGGAATTTATTTTTAATGTTAATGTTCCGACCAGGGTCGGGTTCCAATCCCCGTTTTTTAATATTACTCTGGATGTCAGGGCAGATGAGTCTGCAATTAAGGATGAACCGGCTATTGTCGACGGCCGCTTGCTCGATGTTGCTTACCGTGATTTCCAGGAGGAGATGGATATCGTTAATCTGGCTTTCTGTGAAGTGATGCTGGAAGGAGATGCTGACGGCAATATTTTCAGCTTTCCCATTCCTACCTATAACATTACCAAAGGTTTTAACTGGAACAGTGAGGTATCCAATGCTATTTTCAGGATGACAGACAAATATGGCATCCCCTACTTTGCCAATTTTATTAACTCCGATATGAACCCGGAAGATGCCCGCAGCATGTGCTGCCGTCTGCGGCTGGACAACCGGGAGCTCAGAAAGCGCGGGGGCGGATTATTCGGCGCCAATCCTTTGACGGGAAGCATCGGTGTGATTACCCTCAACCTGCCTTTATACGGGTATCTGGCGAAAGGGAACTGGGAAAAATATATCGAGCTTGTGGATAACTATATGGCGATTGGCAGGTCAACTCTGGAAACAAAACGCAAGATTCTGGAAAAACTGACCGACAGCGGCCTCTATCCCTATACCAAGTTTTATCTGAGGGATATTAAAAAGAGGTTCGGCAAGTTCTGGACCAATCATTTCTCGACAATCGGTCTCGTGGGAATGAACGAAGCTATCCGCAATTTCACATCGGACACGGATAATATCACAACCGCCTTTGGCCAGGATTTTGCCAAGAGGACTTTGGAATATATGCGGGGAAAAATCCAGCAGTTCCAGGAAGAGGACGGAGACCTTTATAATCTGGAAGCCACACCGGCCGAAGGGACCAGCTACCGTTTGGCCAGGCTCAATAAGAAACATTATCCGGATATTATTACTGCCGGAGAAGAGGAGCCTTACTATACAAACTCTACTCATCTGCCTGTGAATTATACCAGTGACCTTTTTAAAGCTGTTGAGCTGCAAAACGATCTCCAGACTCTTTACACCGGCGGAACAGTTTTGCACGGCTACCTTGCGGAGAGCATTGATGAGCTGGCCGTGGCCAAAGCTGTTGTGCGCAGGATTTTTGAAAAATATGAGCTGCCTTATTTTACCTTGACACCGACATTCAGCATTTGTGAGGACCACAAATATATTAAAGGCGAGCACTTCAATTGTCCTATCTGCGGACGTGAGACTTTGGTCATGACCAGAGTGACCGGTTTTTACCGGCCGGTCTCGGCAATGAATCCCGGCAAGCAGGAAGAAAAGAAAGAAACCCGCAGATATGTTGTTGCAGGAATTACACCAAGCCTGTTCGACGGGGTAGCGAAATAA
- the nrdR gene encoding transcriptional regulator NrdR: protein MRCPFCQSDETKVLDSRQIEAGTAIRRRRECEVCSRRFTTYEKYEDVQLIVVKKGGTRESFSRQKIMNGLLKACEKRPVSTEQLENVVSDIERELRDMNEREVDSNIIGEAIMNRLFEIDEIAYIRFASVYRQFRDIERFMEELDQLVKNKSSK, encoded by the coding sequence ATGCGTTGCCCTTTTTGTCAAAGCGATGAGACCAAAGTCCTGGACTCCAGACAAATTGAAGCTGGAACGGCAATCAGGCGCCGCAGGGAATGTGAGGTTTGTTCCCGGCGTTTTACTACGTACGAAAAATATGAGGATGTTCAGCTCATCGTGGTCAAAAAGGGCGGGACAAGAGAATCATTTTCCCGGCAGAAGATCATGAACGGATTGCTCAAAGCCTGTGAAAAAAGGCCGGTGTCCACCGAACAATTGGAGAATGTGGTCTCAGATATTGAGAGAGAACTGCGAGATATGAACGAACGGGAAGTGGACAGCAATATAATCGGGGAAGCGATTATGAACCGTCTTTTTGAAATAGATGAGATTGCCTACATCAGATTTGCCTCTGTTTACAGGCAGTTCAGAGACATTGAGAGATTCATGGAAGAGCTTGACCAATTAGTAAAAAATAAAAGCTCTAAATAA